In Halobaculum sp. XH14, a single genomic region encodes these proteins:
- a CDS encoding METTL5 family protein, translating to MSKRALEGRLAVVAGFTDPTAALEQYPTPPDLAAHVVHLADLRGDVAGRTVVDLGAGTGMLALGAALRGAARVVGVELDRDALAVARDNERRVGARTTVDWIHADATRAPLRLDPSTAGPVTVLMNPPFGAQSGNEHADRRFLDAVSSFADVSYSLHNAGSREFVESFASDAGGEVTDAFRATFELDHQFDHHDEERRDLDAEAFRIEWG from the coding sequence GTGAGTAAGCGGGCGCTCGAAGGACGGCTCGCGGTCGTCGCCGGGTTCACCGACCCGACGGCCGCGCTCGAACAGTACCCCACGCCGCCGGACCTCGCGGCCCACGTCGTCCACCTCGCGGACCTCCGGGGCGACGTCGCCGGACGGACGGTGGTCGATCTCGGCGCCGGAACCGGCATGTTGGCGCTCGGCGCGGCCCTGCGCGGCGCGGCCCGCGTCGTCGGCGTCGAACTCGACCGGGACGCGCTCGCGGTCGCCCGCGACAACGAGCGCCGGGTCGGCGCCCGGACGACCGTCGACTGGATCCACGCCGACGCCACCCGCGCGCCGCTTCGCCTCGATCCCTCGACTGCCGGCCCGGTGACCGTCCTCATGAACCCGCCGTTCGGCGCACAGTCGGGCAACGAACACGCCGACAGGCGGTTCCTCGACGCGGTCTCGTCGTTCGCTGACGTCTCCTACTCGCTGCACAACGCCGGCAGCCGCGAGTTCGTCGAGTCGTTCGCCTCCGACGCCGGCGGCGAGGTCACCGACGCCTTCCGGGCGACGTTCGAACTCGACCACCAGTTCGACCACCACGACGAGGAGCGCCGCGATCTGGACGCCGAGGCGTTCCGGATCGAGTGGGGGTAG
- a CDS encoding transcription initiation factor IIB, producing MEGPSRQRQREAGESEQQSDESVSCPECESEDVIMEADQGELVCNDCGLVLDERQIDRGPEWRAFNHSERQSKSRVGAPVTETMHDKGLTTTIDWKDKDAYGRSLSSEKRSQMHRLRKWQERIRTKDAGERNLQFALSEIDRMASALGVPRSVREVASVIYRRALKEDLIRGRSIEGVATAALYAACRQEGIPRSLDEVAEVSRVEQKEIGRTYRYISQELGLELKPVDPKQFVPRFASALGLSEETQAKATEIIDVSAEQGLLSGKSPTGFAAAAIYAASLLCNEKKTQREVADVAQVTEVTIRNRYQEQIEAMGFR from the coding sequence ATGGAAGGTCCGAGTCGACAGCGCCAGCGAGAAGCGGGTGAGTCGGAGCAGCAGTCGGACGAGAGCGTCTCCTGTCCGGAGTGTGAGTCGGAGGACGTGATCATGGAGGCCGACCAGGGTGAGCTCGTCTGCAACGACTGCGGACTCGTGCTCGACGAGCGCCAGATCGACCGCGGGCCGGAGTGGCGCGCGTTCAACCACTCCGAGCGGCAGTCGAAGTCCCGCGTCGGCGCGCCGGTCACGGAGACGATGCACGACAAGGGGCTGACGACGACGATCGACTGGAAGGACAAGGACGCGTACGGCCGGTCCCTCTCCTCGGAGAAGCGCTCCCAGATGCACCGGCTGCGCAAGTGGCAAGAGCGGATCCGCACGAAGGACGCGGGCGAGCGGAACCTGCAGTTCGCGCTCTCGGAGATCGACCGGATGGCCTCCGCGCTCGGCGTTCCCCGGAGCGTCCGGGAGGTCGCGTCGGTCATCTACCGGCGCGCGCTGAAGGAGGACCTCATCCGCGGCCGCTCCATCGAGGGCGTCGCCACGGCCGCGCTCTATGCGGCCTGCCGGCAGGAGGGCATCCCGCGCTCGCTCGACGAGGTCGCGGAGGTCTCGCGCGTCGAGCAGAAGGAGATCGGCCGAACCTATCGCTACATTTCCCAGGAGCTCGGCCTCGAACTGAAACCGGTCGACCCAAAGCAGTTCGTCCCGCGCTTCGCCTCCGCGCTCGGCCTCTCGGAGGAGACGCAGGCGAAGGCGACCGAGATCATCGACGTCTCCGCCGAGCAGGGACTGCTCTCGGGCAAGTCCCCGACCGGCTTCGCCGCGGCGGCCATCTACGCCGCCTCCCTGCTCTGCAACGAGAAGAAGACCCAGCGCGAGGTCGCCGACGTCGCCCAGGTGACCGAGGTCACCATCCGCAACCGCTACCAGGAGCAGATCGAGGCGATGGGCTTCCGGTAG
- a CDS encoding flippase activity-associated protein Agl23, with protein sequence MSDTGDRQGSRRRPDRVALAVAGIALLALVARVVSLGDRPFHWDEGRVGYWTLRYLESGAYSYRPTAGGPFLYVVNRQVFALVGASDASARAVVALVGGLLPLAALLFRGALRDDETVALAGILAVEPLLLYYSRFLRGDVPAAAFGFVAVGGIVRYRQTGARWGLYLAAAAAALALASSGFAVAYPFLWLLGGLLVLDEARVRGAPRAAVARLDEGREWFRERATPLARALFVFLGVTLFFFAPRAGGMGTGLFNPATFPDVVAAAFAGAAEQFAGVRVAPRLDRGYAGGREFIPAITGYVRTALATSWLLVVLGLLGFLRERYRRGSRAVVNFGAYVAGFGVLVFGLAAMNAEPWTAVHLLPWLALPGAVALAAGGRFLWTRTDRAAPARAVTALLVVALVAGGAGSMAAAAYGPAGPGSAYAQYGQPVDDPDAMLAAAAAAMDGHTDGADVVYVGSEFATLDEYRDPPVAAADQAAWGARLPLQWYFERIDAETRSVRSPSLLTGDDPPVIVTKPTHRAAVTERLDGEYEQFELRLGLWNRDVVVFVQQ encoded by the coding sequence ATGTCCGACACGGGGGACCGTCAGGGGTCCCGACGCCGCCCCGACCGCGTCGCGCTCGCGGTCGCGGGCATCGCCCTCCTCGCGCTCGTCGCCCGGGTCGTCTCGCTCGGCGACCGCCCGTTCCACTGGGACGAGGGTCGGGTGGGCTACTGGACGCTGCGCTATCTCGAATCCGGCGCGTACTCGTACCGACCGACCGCGGGCGGCCCGTTCCTCTACGTCGTCAACCGGCAGGTGTTCGCGCTGGTCGGCGCGAGCGACGCCAGCGCGCGGGCCGTCGTCGCGCTCGTCGGCGGCCTGCTCCCGCTCGCCGCGCTGCTGTTCCGCGGGGCGCTCCGCGACGACGAGACGGTCGCGCTGGCCGGCATCCTGGCGGTCGAGCCGCTCCTGCTGTACTACTCGCGGTTCCTGCGTGGCGACGTCCCCGCCGCCGCGTTCGGGTTCGTCGCGGTCGGCGGCATCGTGCGCTACCGGCAGACCGGGGCGCGCTGGGGGCTCTACCTCGCCGCAGCCGCCGCCGCGCTCGCGCTCGCGTCCTCCGGCTTCGCCGTCGCCTACCCGTTCCTCTGGCTCCTCGGCGGCCTGCTGGTGCTCGACGAGGCGCGCGTCCGCGGCGCGCCCCGGGCCGCCGTCGCCCGACTCGACGAGGGACGCGAGTGGTTCCGCGAGCGCGCCACGCCGCTGGCCCGCGCACTGTTCGTCTTCCTCGGCGTGACGCTGTTCTTCTTCGCGCCGCGCGCGGGCGGGATGGGCACGGGACTGTTCAACCCCGCCACGTTCCCCGACGTCGTCGCCGCCGCGTTCGCGGGTGCCGCCGAGCAGTTCGCCGGCGTGCGGGTCGCGCCCCGGCTCGACCGGGGCTACGCCGGCGGCAGGGAGTTCATCCCGGCGATCACCGGCTACGTCCGAACCGCGCTGGCGACGTCGTGGCTGCTGGTCGTCCTCGGGCTGCTCGGCTTCCTGCGCGAGCGGTATCGACGGGGCTCGCGGGCCGTCGTCAACTTCGGCGCGTACGTCGCGGGGTTCGGCGTGCTGGTGTTCGGACTCGCCGCGATGAACGCCGAACCGTGGACGGCCGTCCACCTCCTCCCCTGGCTCGCGCTCCCCGGCGCGGTTGCACTCGCCGCGGGCGGGCGGTTCCTGTGGACGCGTACGGATCGGGCCGCGCCCGCGCGGGCCGTCACCGCGCTGCTGGTCGTCGCCCTCGTCGCGGGCGGTGCCGGGTCGATGGCCGCGGCCGCCTACGGGCCGGCCGGGCCAGGCTCGGCGTACGCGCAGTACGGCCAGCCGGTCGACGACCCCGACGCGATGCTCGCGGCCGCCGCAGCCGCCATGGACGGGCACACCGACGGCGCGGACGTCGTGTACGTCGGGTCGGAGTTCGCCACGCTGGACGAGTACCGGGACCCGCCCGTGGCTGCCGCAGATCAGGCGGCCTGGGGGGCGCGGCTCCCGCTCCAGTGGTACTTCGAGCGCATCGACGCCGAGACGCGGAGCGTCCGCTCGCCGTCCCTGCTCACCGGCGACGACCCGCCCGTCATCGTCACGAAACCGACCCACCGGGCCGCGGTGACCGAACGGCTCGACGGCGAGTACGAGCAGTTCGAACTGCGGCTCGGGCTCTGGAACCGGGACGTCGTCGTGTTCGTTCAGCAGTAG
- a CDS encoding isochorismate synthase yields MNPPEREAPASARPAPDAGLVSRSREVADVSFRAFLAARETPRVHWASPGGLELVGGGAAVRVAASGEDRFATLRTHAATVFADADHEGPPETRPRMLGGLSFDADHEPADTWRGFPAASFVLPAVQLTRTDAGTWLTVTRYDADATPTSVSAALDEAEAALESLPMMRPSGRKPGVADTAWRTPKAEWTEQVEDVIERIRGGGLLKVVLATALDVELSDEIDIPSVLERLRRTYPECYRFLVQPTDGDAFFGPPPERLVELDGRAVRTEALAGSMPRGETPEADAEHARSLLESEKIRHEQELVADTVAEQLDAFGTVREGERGVRKLTNIQHLHTPIEATLDEDEHVLTLVEALHPTPAMGGLPLSEALATIRETESFDRGWYASPVGWFDGDGDGEFAVGIRSGVAGGTGATLFAGNGIVADSDPEAEWDELQPKVRPIMDELER; encoded by the coding sequence ATGAACCCTCCCGAGCGCGAGGCGCCGGCGTCGGCCCGCCCCGCTCCCGACGCCGGGCTCGTCAGCCGGAGTCGCGAGGTCGCGGACGTCTCCTTTCGCGCGTTCCTCGCGGCCCGGGAGACGCCGCGGGTCCACTGGGCCTCGCCGGGCGGGCTGGAACTCGTCGGCGGCGGCGCGGCCGTTCGCGTCGCCGCGTCGGGTGAGGACAGGTTCGCCACGCTCCGCACCCACGCCGCGACCGTCTTCGCGGACGCGGACCACGAGGGCCCGCCCGAAACTCGGCCGCGGATGCTCGGCGGACTCTCGTTCGACGCGGACCACGAGCCGGCCGACACCTGGCGCGGCTTCCCCGCCGCCTCGTTCGTCCTCCCGGCGGTCCAGCTCACCCGAACCGACGCCGGGACGTGGCTGACCGTCACTCGATACGACGCCGACGCGACGCCCACCTCGGTTTCGGCGGCGCTGGACGAGGCCGAGGCGGCGCTCGAATCGCTGCCGATGATGCGCCCGAGCGGTCGGAAACCGGGCGTCGCGGACACCGCCTGGCGCACGCCGAAGGCCGAGTGGACCGAGCAGGTCGAGGACGTGATCGAGCGCATCCGCGGCGGCGGGCTGTTGAAGGTCGTGCTCGCCACGGCGCTGGACGTGGAACTCTCCGACGAGATCGACATCCCGAGCGTGCTCGAACGGCTCCGGCGGACGTACCCCGAGTGCTACCGCTTCCTCGTCCAGCCGACCGACGGCGACGCGTTCTTCGGCCCGCCGCCGGAACGGCTCGTCGAACTCGACGGCCGTGCGGTCCGGACGGAGGCGCTCGCCGGATCGATGCCGCGCGGGGAGACGCCGGAGGCGGACGCCGAGCACGCACGCTCGCTGCTCGAAAGCGAGAAGATCAGGCACGAGCAGGAACTGGTCGCCGACACGGTCGCCGAGCAACTCGACGCGTTCGGCACGGTCCGGGAGGGCGAGCGCGGCGTCAGGAAACTCACCAACATCCAGCACCTCCACACGCCCATCGAGGCGACCCTCGACGAGGACGAGCACGTCCTCACCCTCGTCGAGGCGCTCCACCCGACCCCCGCGATGGGCGGGCTGCCGCTCTCGGAGGCGCTGGCGACCATCCGCGAGACCGAGTCGTTCGATCGCGGCTGGTACGCCTCGCCGGTCGGCTGGTTCGACGGCGACGGCGACGGCGAATTCGCGGTCGGCATCCGGTCGGGCGTCGCGGGCGGGACCGGGGCGACGCTGTTCGCCGGCAACGGCATCGTCGCCGACAGCGACCCCGAGGCCGAGTGGGACGAGTTGCAGCCGAAGGTGCGGCCGATCATGGACGAACTGGAACGGTGA
- a CDS encoding type II toxin-antitoxin system PemK/MazF family toxin, which produces MTAGFERGDVVWHPAPYKDDPDAGRPFVILSDEYHPYHGEEYIVVALTTVSRPQALPLADTDWTRGGTLRDSYVSPWYVMSLKGANFDAGVGQLRDTTVDRIASEIGAYVGADSR; this is translated from the coding sequence ATGACCGCCGGATTCGAGCGGGGCGACGTCGTCTGGCATCCCGCACCCTACAAGGACGACCCCGACGCCGGTCGGCCGTTCGTGATTCTCAGTGACGAATACCACCCGTATCACGGGGAAGAGTACATCGTCGTCGCACTCACGACCGTTTCCCGACCCCAGGCGCTGCCACTCGCGGACACCGATTGGACACGGGGCGGAACGCTCCGCGATAGCTACGTTTCACCGTGGTACGTGATGTCGCTGAAGGGAGCGAACTTCGACGCCGGCGTCGGACAACTCCGGGACACGACGGTCGACCGAATCGCGAGCGAGATCGGGGCGTACGTCGGCGCCGATAGCCGATGA
- a CDS encoding MarR family transcriptional regulator, which yields MPVRFDEYDDRNHEFDPALRDGSNGHRILAFLADHPEQGFTPKEIREATDVPKGSVGPTLQRLKERDLVRHSEPYWAIGEDDRVGTYVGMLDSLKSVDERYGTESWDEWSEHAVDPRDERE from the coding sequence ATGCCCGTTCGGTTCGACGAGTACGACGACCGGAATCACGAGTTCGATCCGGCGCTGCGCGACGGCTCGAACGGTCATCGCATCCTCGCGTTCCTCGCGGATCACCCCGAACAGGGATTTACTCCGAAGGAAATCCGGGAGGCGACCGACGTTCCGAAGGGAAGCGTCGGGCCGACGCTCCAGCGGCTGAAGGAGCGCGACCTCGTTCGACACAGCGAACCGTACTGGGCGATCGGTGAGGACGACCGCGTCGGGACGTACGTCGGCATGCTCGACAGTCTCAAATCCGTCGACGAACGCTACGGAACCGAAAGCTGGGACGAATGGAGCGAGCACGCGGTCGATCCACGTGACGAGCGTGAATGA